A part of Saccharomonospora amisosensis genomic DNA contains:
- the metX gene encoding homoserine O-acetyltransferase MetX, with product MTSPTSPTSPTSPTSPTSPTSPTPPPDQDPPPATGAWQEGDPAGDRLWLRHEAPLPLEFGATLPGCQLAYETWGTLASDGSNAVLVEHALTGDSHAAGPAGAGHPTAGWWDGLIGPGKALDTDELFVVVPNVLGGCQGSTGPASRAPDGRHWGSRFPKVSIRDQVAAETALADALGIERWACVLGGSMGGMRALEWGVSEPHRVASLLLLACPAASSADQIAWAAPQLHAIVSDAGWRGGDYHDAGPGEGPHRGLGVARRIAHVTYRSEPELNARFGRDLQNPDGDDLDERFAVESYLDHHADKLVRRFDAASYVLLTKAMNDHDVGRGRGGVGEALARVSARTIAVGVDSDRLYPEEQARQLAEGIAHARYARLSSPYGHDSFLIETSQVAGLVKELLG from the coding sequence GTGACCTCGCCGACCTCGCCGACCTCGCCGACCTCGCCGACCTCGCCGACCTCGCCGACCTCGCCGACCCCGCCGCCGGACCAGGACCCCCCTCCCGCCACCGGTGCGTGGCAGGAGGGCGATCCTGCTGGCGACCGGCTGTGGTTGCGGCACGAAGCGCCGTTGCCGCTCGAGTTCGGCGCGACCCTTCCTGGCTGCCAGCTCGCCTACGAGACCTGGGGCACGCTCGCTTCCGACGGTTCCAACGCCGTGCTGGTCGAGCATGCCCTCACCGGCGACAGCCATGCGGCGGGGCCCGCTGGAGCGGGCCACCCCACCGCGGGCTGGTGGGACGGGCTGATCGGTCCGGGCAAGGCGCTGGACACCGACGAGTTGTTCGTCGTGGTTCCCAACGTTCTCGGCGGCTGTCAGGGCTCGACGGGCCCCGCGTCGCGTGCCCCTGACGGCAGGCACTGGGGCAGTCGGTTTCCGAAGGTCAGCATCCGCGACCAGGTCGCCGCCGAGACGGCGCTCGCCGACGCGCTCGGCATCGAGCGGTGGGCGTGCGTGCTTGGCGGCTCCATGGGCGGGATGCGCGCGCTGGAATGGGGTGTGAGCGAGCCGCACCGGGTGGCGTCGCTGTTGCTGCTCGCCTGCCCGGCCGCCTCCTCGGCCGACCAGATCGCGTGGGCCGCGCCGCAACTGCACGCCATCGTCTCCGACGCGGGCTGGCGTGGCGGTGACTACCACGATGCGGGCCCCGGTGAGGGGCCGCATCGAGGGCTCGGCGTGGCGCGCCGCATCGCGCACGTCACCTACCGCAGCGAGCCGGAACTGAACGCACGGTTCGGGCGTGACCTGCAGAACCCGGACGGTGACGACCTTGACGAGCGGTTCGCCGTCGAGTCCTACCTCGATCACCACGCCGACAAGCTGGTGCGTCGCTTCGACGCCGCCAGTTACGTGCTGCTGACCAAGGCGATGAACGACCACGACGTCGGCAGGGGCAGAGGCGGGGTCGGGGAGGCGCTGGCGAGGGTCAGCGCGCGCACGATCGCCGTCGGGGTGGACAGCGATCGCCTCTACCCGGAGGAGCAGGCGAGGCAACTGGCCGAGGGCATCGCGCACGCGCGTTACGCGCGGCTGTCCTCGCCGTACGGGCACGACTCGTTCCTCATCGAGACCAGCCAGGTCGCCGGGCTGGTCAAGGAACTGCTCGGCTGA
- a CDS encoding bifunctional o-acetylhomoserine/o-acetylserine sulfhydrylase: MTEAWSFETKQIHAGAQPDPATGARATPIYQTTSYVFRDTQHGADLFSLAEPGNIYTRIMNPTQDVLEQRVAALEGGVAALAFASGSAATTAAILNLAGAGDHVVSSPALYGGTYNLFHYTLPKLGVEVSFLSDQDDLESWRAETRPNTKLFFAETLANPGSNVLDVRAVADVAHEVGVPLVVDNTVPTPYLLRPIEHGADVVVHSATKYLGGHGTTVAGVLVDGGTFDFGAHADRFPGFTEPDPSYNGLRYWEALGPGAFAAKARVQWLRDTGAAIAPLNSFLILQGIETLSLRMERHVANAQALAEWLEQRDEVERVYYAGLPSSPHHEAARKYLPKGAGAVLSFELRGGVEAGRAFVDGTELHSQLVNIGDVRSLIVHPASTTHSQLNPEEQLSSGVTPGLVRLAVGIEGVEDLKADLEAGFRAAKAVL, translated from the coding sequence ATGACCGAAGCGTGGTCGTTCGAGACCAAGCAGATCCACGCGGGCGCGCAGCCCGATCCCGCGACCGGTGCGAGGGCCACCCCGATCTACCAGACGACGTCGTACGTCTTCCGCGACACCCAACACGGCGCGGACCTGTTCAGCCTCGCAGAGCCGGGCAACATCTACACCCGGATCATGAACCCGACCCAGGACGTGCTCGAACAGCGGGTGGCCGCGCTGGAAGGCGGGGTCGCAGCGCTGGCGTTCGCGTCCGGGTCGGCGGCGACCACCGCGGCGATACTGAACCTGGCGGGCGCGGGAGACCACGTGGTGTCCAGCCCTGCGCTGTACGGCGGCACCTACAACCTGTTCCACTACACGCTGCCGAAGTTGGGGGTCGAGGTCAGCTTCCTGTCCGATCAGGACGACCTGGAATCCTGGCGGGCCGAGACGCGGCCCAACACCAAGCTGTTCTTCGCCGAGACGCTGGCCAACCCGGGCAGTAACGTGCTCGACGTGCGCGCCGTGGCCGACGTGGCACACGAGGTGGGTGTGCCGCTGGTCGTGGACAACACCGTCCCGACCCCGTACCTGCTGCGGCCCATCGAGCACGGCGCCGACGTCGTCGTCCACTCGGCGACCAAGTACCTCGGTGGGCACGGCACCACCGTCGCCGGCGTGCTTGTGGACGGCGGGACGTTCGACTTCGGTGCGCACGCCGATCGGTTCCCCGGCTTCACCGAGCCCGACCCCAGCTACAACGGGCTGCGGTACTGGGAGGCGCTGGGTCCCGGCGCCTTCGCCGCGAAGGCTCGCGTGCAGTGGCTGCGCGACACCGGCGCCGCCATCGCCCCACTGAACAGCTTCCTCATCCTGCAGGGCATCGAGACACTCTCGCTGCGGATGGAGCGTCACGTGGCCAACGCGCAGGCACTGGCGGAGTGGCTGGAACAGCGTGACGAGGTGGAGCGGGTGTACTACGCGGGCCTGCCGTCCAGCCCCCACCACGAGGCGGCGAGGAAGTACCTGCCCAAGGGCGCTGGCGCGGTGCTGTCGTTCGAACTGCGCGGCGGGGTCGAGGCGGGCCGTGCGTTCGTCGACGGCACGGAGCTGCACAGCCAACTGGTCAACATCGGCGACGTGCGCAGCCTCATCGTGCACCCGGCCAGTACTACGCACAGCCAGCTCAACCCCGAGGAACAGCTCAGCAGCGGGGTGACGCCCGGCCTCGTCCGGCTCGCCGTCGGCATCGAGGGTGTGGAGGACCTCAAGGCGGACCTGGAAGCCGGCTTCAGGGCGGCGAAGGCGGTGCTGTGA
- a CDS encoding YdcF family protein, translating into MPAAVPRWFGRLVLGAVLVGLLVVGGTAFRVWQVARADERPQVDAIVVLGAAQYNGTPSKIFEARLEHARQLYADGVSSHILTSGGSRVGDTFTEAQAGARWLAEHGVPPSAVVAVGKGSDTLRSLRAVSDEARARGWSTVVIVSDPWHSLRARIMAEDAGLRAWTSPTHSGPIVQTRQTQARYIFRETAALLYYRMSKESADTMGGAGLS; encoded by the coding sequence TTGCCCGCCGCTGTCCCACGCTGGTTCGGCAGGCTGGTGCTCGGCGCGGTGCTGGTCGGGCTGCTGGTGGTCGGCGGCACGGCCTTCCGGGTGTGGCAGGTCGCGCGGGCCGATGAGCGTCCGCAGGTCGACGCCATCGTCGTGCTCGGCGCCGCACAGTACAACGGCACACCGTCGAAGATCTTCGAGGCGCGGTTGGAGCACGCAAGGCAGCTTTACGCCGACGGCGTCTCCTCACACATCCTGACCTCAGGGGGCAGCCGCGTCGGTGACACGTTCACCGAAGCGCAGGCCGGGGCACGGTGGCTGGCCGAACACGGCGTGCCGCCGTCGGCCGTAGTCGCCGTGGGCAAGGGCAGCGACACGCTCCGCTCGCTGCGCGCCGTCTCGGACGAGGCGCGGGCCCGCGGCTGGAGCACCGTGGTGATCGTCAGCGACCCGTGGCACTCGTTGCGGGCGAGGATCATGGCCGAGGACGCCGGGCTGCGGGCGTGGACCTCACCGACGCACAGCGGCCCCATCGTGCAGACACGGCAGACACAGGCGCGCTACATCTTCCGGGAGACCGCCGCGCTGTTGTACTACCGGATGTCCAAGGAATCCGCCGACACGATGGGTGGGGCCGGGCTGAGCTGA
- a CDS encoding glycine--tRNA ligase, which yields MPANKPANTIETVVNLCKRRGFVFPSGEIYGGTRSAWDYGPLGVELKDNIKRQWWKTMVQSRDDVVGLDSSVILPRQVWVASGHVNAFHDPLVECLSCHHRFRADQLAEDYAERTGTEVAEGDLSDVPCPNCGNRGQYTEPREFNMMLKTYLGPVESEEGLHYLRPETAQGIFVNFLNVQTTSRKKPPFGIGQIGKSFRNEITPGNFIFRTREFEQMELEYFVEPGEDERWHQYWIDLRTQWYVDLGISRDNLRHYEHPKEKLSHYAKRTVDIEYRFGFSSGQEWGELEGIANRTDFDLTTHSNHSGVDLSYFDQASGQRYRPFVIEPAAGVGRPMMAFLIDAYTEDEVPNAKGGTDKRTVLKLDPRLAPYKVAVLPLSRNADLTPKARDLAAALRKHWNVDFDDAQSIGKRYRRQEEIGTPYCVTVDFDTLEDQAVTVRERDSMAQERVAIDKLESYLAARLIGC from the coding sequence GTGCCCGCCAACAAGCCCGCCAACACCATCGAGACCGTCGTCAACCTGTGCAAGCGCCGTGGTTTCGTCTTCCCTTCCGGGGAGATCTACGGCGGCACCCGGTCGGCGTGGGACTACGGGCCCCTTGGTGTGGAACTGAAGGACAACATCAAGCGCCAGTGGTGGAAGACCATGGTGCAGTCCCGCGACGACGTGGTGGGTCTGGACTCGTCGGTGATCCTGCCGCGCCAGGTGTGGGTGGCCTCCGGCCACGTCAACGCGTTCCACGACCCGCTGGTGGAGTGTCTTTCCTGCCACCACCGGTTCCGCGCCGACCAGTTGGCCGAAGACTACGCCGAGCGCACCGGCACCGAGGTCGCGGAGGGCGACCTTTCCGACGTGCCGTGTCCCAACTGCGGCAACCGCGGGCAGTACACCGAGCCGCGCGAGTTCAACATGATGCTCAAGACCTACCTCGGCCCCGTGGAGTCCGAGGAAGGCCTGCACTACCTGAGGCCGGAGACGGCCCAGGGCATCTTCGTGAACTTCCTCAACGTGCAGACCACCTCGCGCAAGAAGCCACCGTTCGGTATCGGTCAGATCGGCAAGTCGTTCCGCAACGAGATCACCCCGGGCAACTTCATCTTCCGGACCCGGGAGTTCGAGCAGATGGAACTGGAGTACTTCGTCGAGCCCGGTGAGGACGAGCGCTGGCACCAGTACTGGATCGACCTGCGCACGCAGTGGTACGTCGACCTGGGTATCAGCAGGGACAACCTGCGCCACTACGAACACCCGAAGGAAAAGCTGTCGCACTACGCCAAGCGCACCGTGGACATCGAGTACCGCTTCGGGTTCTCCTCCGGCCAGGAGTGGGGCGAGTTGGAGGGCATCGCCAACCGAACCGACTTCGACCTCACCACGCACTCCAACCACTCCGGTGTCGACCTCTCGTACTTCGACCAGGCATCGGGGCAGCGCTACCGGCCGTTCGTGATCGAGCCGGCCGCCGGGGTCGGCAGGCCGATGATGGCGTTCCTGATCGACGCCTACACCGAAGACGAGGTGCCCAACGCCAAGGGCGGTACCGACAAGCGCACCGTGCTCAAACTGGACCCGAGGCTGGCGCCGTACAAGGTGGCGGTACTGCCGCTTTCCCGCAACGCCGATCTGACGCCCAAGGCCCGCGACCTCGCCGCGGCGCTGCGCAAGCACTGGAACGTCGACTTCGACGACGCCCAGTCCATCGGCAAGCGCTACCGCAGGCAGGAGGAGATCGGCACGCCGTACTGCGTGACCGTCGACTTCGACACCCTGGAGGACCAGGCCGTCACGGTCCGCGAGCGCGACTCGATGGCGCAGGAGCGCGTCGCCATTGACAAGCTGGAGTCCTACCTGGCCGCGCGGCTGATCGGGTGCTGA
- a CDS encoding class F sortase, which yields MRARRLAVAVAALAVAAFVAGAALLLAAPTVVPGAAPTPRQAAAAPGTTAPPAVELTPTTSATRVATSEGQPPGTVRLPRGGTAELVRRELTADGTLPIPDDLDEATWWGAGLGAERGVALLSGHVNWGGRTGPFAELWRDRPGQRVTVRDATGGRWVYRIVDTLTLHKDELPRHAPRLFSQQGPHRLVLVTCGGEYTSSGQGYVDNRIVTAELLTRP from the coding sequence ATGCGTGCCCGCAGGCTCGCGGTCGCCGTCGCGGCGCTCGCGGTCGCCGCGTTCGTCGCGGGTGCCGCCCTGCTGCTGGCGGCACCCACCGTGGTTCCCGGTGCGGCGCCGACCCCCCGGCAGGCTGCCGCCGCGCCGGGCACCACGGCGCCCCCTGCCGTCGAGCTCACCCCGACGACTTCCGCCACCCGCGTGGCGACAAGCGAAGGGCAGCCACCCGGCACGGTGCGGCTGCCGCGGGGCGGCACCGCGGAGCTGGTGCGGCGCGAGCTGACGGCCGACGGCACCCTGCCGATCCCCGACGACCTCGACGAAGCCACGTGGTGGGGAGCCGGGCTGGGTGCCGAACGTGGTGTCGCACTGCTGTCGGGACACGTGAACTGGGGCGGTCGCACCGGGCCGTTCGCCGAGCTGTGGCGTGACCGGCCGGGGCAGCGGGTGACCGTGCGGGATGCCACGGGAGGGCGCTGGGTGTACCGGATCGTCGACACCCTCACCCTGCACAAGGACGAACTGCCCCGGCACGCGCCCAGGTTGTTCTCCCAGCAGGGCCCGCACCGGCTCGTGCTGGTCACGTGCGGCGGCGAGTACACCAGTTCGGGCCAGGGCTACGTGGACAACCGCATCGTCACGGCCGAGTTGCTCACCCGTCCCTGA
- a CDS encoding ArsR/SmtB family transcription factor, with product MATVGSQAPSALPGGPEGHEHSPARQPPAAVPAPPTATLAASGELLRALAAPVRIAIVLQLRAGERCVHELVDALDVTQPLISQHLRVLKAAGVVRGERRGREVVYHLVDDHLAHIVVDAVAHVQEGARNE from the coding sequence ATGGCGACGGTTGGCTCGCAGGCACCCTCGGCACTCCCCGGAGGACCCGAGGGGCACGAGCACTCACCCGCGCGGCAGCCACCCGCCGCGGTCCCCGCGCCACCGACCGCTACCCTTGCCGCTTCCGGCGAGCTGTTGCGCGCGCTGGCGGCCCCGGTGCGCATCGCGATCGTGCTCCAGTTGCGCGCCGGTGAGCGGTGTGTGCACGAGCTGGTCGACGCGCTGGACGTGACGCAACCGCTGATCAGCCAGCATCTGCGGGTGTTGAAGGCCGCAGGAGTGGTACGCGGCGAGCGGCGTGGCCGCGAGGTCGTGTACCACCTCGTGGACGATCACCTGGCGCACATCGTCGTCGACGCCGTCGCACACGTGCAGGAGGGTGCGCGAAACGAATGA
- a CDS encoding Fur family transcriptional regulator — protein sequence MSWAVTRDTAPVPGRRATRQRAAVVELLGEIDDFRSAQELHDELRKRGEGIGLTTVYRTLQSLCEAGEIDVLRTSSGEALYRRCSAHHHHHLVCRHCGYTVEVEGPAVERWAEKIATGNGFSEISHTVEIVGTCASCGPEAATGDGTPG from the coding sequence ATGAGCTGGGCAGTGACACGCGACACCGCACCCGTTCCCGGGCGCAGGGCGACCCGCCAGCGCGCGGCCGTGGTCGAACTCCTCGGCGAGATCGACGACTTCCGCTCGGCGCAGGAACTGCACGACGAGCTGCGCAAACGCGGCGAGGGCATCGGGCTCACCACCGTGTACCGCACCCTGCAGTCGCTGTGCGAGGCCGGGGAGATCGACGTGCTGCGCACCAGTTCCGGCGAAGCGCTCTACCGAAGGTGCTCCGCGCACCACCATCACCACCTGGTGTGCAGGCACTGCGGCTACACCGTGGAGGTGGAAGGACCCGCGGTGGAACGGTGGGCGGAGAAGATCGCCACCGGCAACGGGTTCTCCGAGATCAGCCACACCGTCGAGATCGTCGGGACCTGCGCCAGCTGCGGGCCCGAAGCCGCCACCGGAGACGGGACACCCGGCTAG